From Bradyrhizobium sp. NDS-1, the proteins below share one genomic window:
- a CDS encoding tyrosine phosphatase family protein, producing MIHVCSLAALPETVRLTGASHVLTVMANVEQVARPVSVLPANHLKVSMDDITQEMDGFVAPSETHIEQVLNFVRGWDRSAPLVVHCYAGISRSTASAFAAVCALNPNRDELDIARKIRAASPIASPNRRIVGLADRALGRNGRMLRALDEIGPGAMMVEGRPFVIELE from the coding sequence ATGATCCACGTCTGTTCCCTCGCCGCGCTTCCCGAAACCGTCCGCCTCACCGGGGCCAGCCACGTGCTGACCGTAATGGCCAATGTCGAGCAGGTGGCGCGGCCGGTGTCCGTGCTGCCGGCCAACCATCTCAAGGTGTCGATGGACGACATCACCCAGGAGATGGATGGTTTCGTCGCACCGTCCGAGACGCATATCGAACAGGTGCTGAACTTCGTGCGCGGCTGGGACCGCAGCGCACCGCTGGTGGTTCATTGCTATGCCGGCATCAGCCGCTCCACCGCGAGCGCGTTCGCGGCGGTCTGCGCGCTCAATCCGAACCGCGACGAGCTCGATATCGCCAGGAAGATCCGCGCGGCCTCGCCGATTGCCTCGCCGAACCGGCGCATCGTCGGCCTCGCCGATCGTGCATTGGGACGCAACGGCCGCATGCTGCGCGCGCTCGACGAGATCGGCCCGGGCGCGATGATGGTCGAGGGCCGCCCCTTCGTGATCGAGCTGGAATGA
- a CDS encoding YfbR-like 5'-deoxynucleotidase, translated as MTAKKTAGVAQSRAWQRMLSGRRLDLLDPSPLDVEIADIAHGLARVARWNGQTIGAHIFSVAQHTLLVETVLRHEMPRVDQRMRLAALLHDAPEYVIGDMISPFKAVLDGHYKAVEKRLLGAIHIRFGLPPELPEEITQAIKAADRGAAYLEATALAGFEEPEARRLFGKDPGLSDSVRRDYLTPWTAARAEKQFLERFGAVFA; from the coding sequence ATGACCGCGAAGAAAACGGCGGGCGTTGCGCAGTCCCGCGCCTGGCAGCGCATGCTGTCGGGCCGACGGCTCGACCTGCTCGATCCCTCCCCGCTCGACGTCGAGATCGCCGACATCGCGCACGGGCTGGCGCGCGTTGCACGCTGGAACGGCCAGACCATCGGCGCGCATATCTTTTCGGTCGCGCAGCATACGCTGCTGGTGGAAACCGTGCTGCGGCACGAGATGCCGCGGGTCGATCAGCGCATGCGGCTCGCCGCGCTGCTGCACGATGCCCCCGAATATGTGATCGGCGACATGATCTCGCCGTTCAAGGCCGTGCTCGACGGCCACTACAAAGCGGTCGAGAAGCGCCTGCTCGGCGCCATCCACATCCGCTTCGGCCTGCCACCGGAATTGCCCGAAGAGATCACGCAGGCCATCAAGGCCGCCGATCGCGGTGCAGCCTATCTGGAGGCGACCGCGCTCGCCGGCTTCGAGGAGCCCGAGGCGAGGCGCCTGTTCGGCAAGGATCCCGGCCTCTCCGACAGCGTCCGGCGCGACTACCTGACGCCCTGGACCGCGGCACGGGCCGAGAAGCAGTTTTTGGAGCGGTTCGGGGCGGTGTTCGCGTAG
- a CDS encoding DNA-3-methyladenine glycosylase I translates to MSRAPRLHPDGKTRCPWPGEDPLYVAYHDTEWGVPEYDDRALYEKLILDGFQAGLSWITILRKRDNFRKAFDDFQPEKIARYNDKKVHALMNDAGIVRNKAKIDGTILSAKSYLDIMEKGPGFSKLLWDFMDGRPKVNQFKTTASVPASTPLSVQISKELSSRGFKFVGPTIVYAFMQATGMVNDHLVDCHCHATCGKTQRKPRLKAK, encoded by the coding sequence ATGAGCCGCGCCCCCCGCCTGCATCCCGACGGAAAGACCCGCTGCCCCTGGCCTGGTGAAGATCCGCTCTATGTCGCCTATCACGACACCGAATGGGGCGTGCCGGAGTATGACGACCGCGCGCTGTACGAAAAGCTGATCCTCGACGGCTTTCAGGCCGGTCTCTCCTGGATCACGATCTTGCGCAAGCGCGACAACTTCCGCAAAGCCTTCGACGATTTCCAGCCCGAGAAGATCGCGCGCTACAACGACAAGAAAGTTCATGCGCTGATGAACGATGCCGGCATCGTGCGCAACAAGGCCAAGATCGACGGCACGATCCTGAGCGCGAAGTCGTATCTGGACATCATGGAGAAGGGCCCGGGCTTCTCGAAGCTGCTGTGGGACTTCATGGACGGACGACCCAAGGTCAACCAGTTCAAGACCACGGCGAGCGTGCCGGCCTCGACACCATTGTCGGTGCAGATCTCGAAGGAGCTGTCCTCGCGCGGCTTCAAATTCGTCGGCCCGACCATCGTCTATGCCTTCATGCAGGCGACCGGCATGGTCAACGACCACCTCGTCGACTGCCATTGTCACGCGACCTGCGGCAAGACGCAGCGCAAGCCGCGCCTCAAGGCAAAATGA
- a CDS encoding YgfZ/GcvT domain-containing protein: MKSAFLPDRGVVKVAGEDARNFLNGLVTTDVDRLKPGLGRFGALLTPQGKIIVDFLITEVPAGHGGGFLIDCPKALADSLATKLKFYKLRAKVTVENLSGGLGVLAAWDGQPAAQPDLAFADPRHEGLGVRILIPEDIKQKLSDLIGAEMVDATEYEAHRIALGVPRGGLDFMYSDAFPHETNMDRLAGVDFDKGCYVGQEVVSRMQHRGTARTRSVKVLLDGPSPEAGATILAGDKPVGTIGSTSGGKGIALVRIDRVADALDAGQPLTAGGLALTLAEPDVVRIPAKQPIA, from the coding sequence ATGAAATCAGCGTTTCTTCCCGACCGGGGCGTGGTCAAGGTCGCGGGCGAGGATGCGCGCAACTTCCTCAACGGCCTGGTCACGACCGACGTCGACAGGCTGAAACCCGGGCTGGGCCGATTCGGCGCGTTGCTGACGCCGCAGGGCAAGATCATCGTGGATTTCCTGATCACGGAAGTGCCCGCGGGTCATGGCGGCGGGTTCCTGATCGACTGCCCGAAAGCGCTGGCGGATAGCCTCGCCACCAAGCTGAAATTCTACAAGCTGCGCGCCAAGGTCACGGTGGAAAACCTCTCCGGCGGTCTCGGCGTGCTTGCCGCATGGGACGGCCAGCCCGCGGCCCAGCCCGACCTCGCCTTCGCCGACCCCCGCCATGAAGGCCTCGGTGTTCGCATCCTGATCCCCGAAGATATCAAACAGAAGCTGTCCGACCTCATCGGGGCCGAAATGGTCGATGCGACCGAATACGAGGCGCACCGCATCGCGCTCGGCGTGCCGCGCGGCGGGCTCGATTTCATGTACAGCGACGCGTTTCCGCACGAGACCAACATGGACCGCCTTGCCGGCGTCGATTTCGACAAAGGTTGCTATGTCGGCCAGGAGGTCGTCTCGCGCATGCAGCATCGCGGCACCGCACGCACCCGCAGTGTGAAGGTGCTGCTCGACGGCCCCTCGCCGGAGGCCGGCGCGACCATTCTTGCCGGCGACAAGCCGGTCGGCACCATCGGCTCGACCTCCGGCGGCAAGGGCATAGCTCTGGTGCGCATCGACCGTGTCGCGGACGCGCTCGATGCCGGCCAGCCGCTTACTGCCGGAGGGCTGGCTTTGACGCTCGCTGAACCGGACGTCGTTCGCATTCCAGCCAAGCAGCCCATCGCATGA
- a CDS encoding dihydroorotase, translated as MTQRFDVILKNGTVVNQDGEGVRDIGITDGRIAELGPLSQASAAEVIDCKGLHILPGVMDTQVHFREPGLEQKEDLETGSRSAVMGGVTAVFEMPNTSPLTVTEATFSDKIKRAHHRMHCDFAFFIGGTRENVQDLPVLERAPGCAGVKVFIGSSTGALLVEDDESLRRIFQVIRRRAAFHAEDEYRLNDRKSLRIEGDPRSHPVWRDETAALMATQRLVKLAHETGKRIHVLHISTKEEIEFLRDHKDVASCEATPHHLTLVAPECYERLGTLAQMNPPVRGADHRAGIWRGIEQGIIDVLGSDHAPHTLEEKQKTYPASPSGMTGVQTLVPLMLDHVNAGRLSLARFVDLTSAGPARLYNMACKGRIAAGYDADFTVVDLKRSETITNKWVASKAGWTPYDGVRVTGWPVGTFVRGRRVMWQGELVTPSQGEPVRFLETLKQ; from the coding sequence ATGACCCAGCGCTTCGATGTGATCCTCAAGAACGGCACCGTCGTCAACCAGGACGGCGAGGGTGTTCGCGATATCGGCATCACGGACGGTCGCATCGCCGAGCTGGGCCCGCTGTCGCAGGCCTCAGCCGCGGAAGTGATCGACTGCAAGGGCCTGCACATCCTGCCCGGTGTCATGGACACGCAGGTGCATTTCCGCGAGCCCGGACTGGAGCAGAAGGAAGATCTCGAGACCGGCTCGCGCAGCGCCGTGATGGGCGGCGTCACCGCCGTGTTCGAGATGCCGAACACCTCGCCGCTCACCGTGACCGAGGCGACCTTCTCCGACAAGATCAAGCGCGCCCATCACCGCATGCATTGCGATTTCGCCTTCTTCATCGGCGGCACCCGCGAGAACGTGCAGGACCTGCCGGTGCTCGAGCGCGCGCCGGGCTGCGCCGGCGTCAAGGTGTTCATCGGCTCCTCGACCGGCGCGCTGCTGGTGGAGGACGACGAAAGCCTGCGCCGCATCTTCCAGGTGATCCGCCGCCGCGCCGCCTTCCACGCCGAGGACGAGTACCGCCTCAACGACCGCAAATCGCTGCGCATCGAGGGCGATCCGCGCTCGCATCCGGTGTGGCGCGACGAGACTGCGGCGCTGATGGCGACCCAGCGCCTCGTCAAGCTTGCGCACGAGACCGGCAAGCGCATCCATGTGCTGCACATCTCGACCAAGGAAGAGATCGAATTCCTGCGCGACCACAAGGACGTCGCATCGTGCGAGGCGACGCCGCATCATCTCACGCTGGTCGCGCCCGAATGCTACGAGCGGCTGGGCACGCTGGCGCAGATGAACCCGCCTGTGCGCGGGGCAGATCATCGCGCCGGGATCTGGCGCGGTATCGAGCAAGGCATCATCGACGTGCTCGGCTCCGACCATGCTCCGCATACGCTGGAGGAGAAGCAGAAGACCTATCCGGCCTCGCCCTCCGGCATGACCGGCGTGCAGACGCTGGTGCCGTTGATGCTCGATCACGTCAACGCGGGCCGGCTCTCGCTCGCCCGCTTCGTCGATCTCACCAGCGCCGGTCCCGCGCGCCTCTACAACATGGCCTGCAAGGGCCGCATCGCCGCCGGCTACGACGCCGACTTCACGGTCGTCGACCTCAAGCGCAGCGAGACCATCACCAACAAATGGGTGGCGTCCAAGGCCGGCTGGACTCCCTATGACGGGGTGCGCGTCACGGGCTGGCCCGTCGGCACCTTCGTCCGCGGCCGCCGCGTGATGTGGCAAGGCGAGCTGGTGACGCCTTCGCAGGGTGAGCCGGTGCGGTTTCTGGAGACGCTGAAGCAGTAG
- a CDS encoding sulfurtransferase: MSQRNALITTEQLAAILGDPNLRLYDCTTYNEPVPPGSDVPYRAVPGDKTFEAGHIPGADFLDLQGEFSDTSSQQFFMMPGVTQLEAAFGRHGLDAGKTVVLYSIGTMMWSTRFWWMLRSLGVDAQVLDGGFDKWKDEGRPVATGAPRGYEATTFKATPRAGFFVDKNTVISRIGDPKTVIVNALGPQFHRGLEPSRYGRPGRVPGSVNVSAATLVNADKTLTTLADAEAKFAAQGITRDKNVICYCGGGISATIDLLLLTQLGYDKLTLYDGSMGEWARDAALPIETD; the protein is encoded by the coding sequence ATGTCCCAGCGAAACGCCCTCATCACCACCGAACAGCTCGCCGCCATCCTTGGCGATCCCAACCTGCGCCTCTACGACTGCACGACGTATAACGAGCCTGTTCCGCCCGGCAGCGACGTGCCGTATCGCGCGGTGCCCGGGGACAAGACGTTCGAAGCCGGCCACATTCCCGGCGCCGATTTCCTCGACCTGCAGGGCGAGTTCTCCGACACCTCGTCGCAACAGTTCTTCATGATGCCCGGCGTCACCCAACTCGAGGCCGCCTTCGGCCGCCACGGCCTCGACGCGGGCAAGACCGTCGTGCTCTACAGCATCGGCACGATGATGTGGTCGACCCGGTTCTGGTGGATGCTGCGTTCGCTCGGCGTCGATGCGCAGGTGCTCGACGGCGGTTTCGACAAATGGAAGGACGAGGGGCGGCCGGTCGCAACAGGCGCACCGAGGGGATATGAGGCCACGACCTTCAAAGCCACGCCGCGCGCGGGGTTCTTCGTCGACAAGAATACGGTGATATCGCGGATCGGCGATCCCAAGACAGTCATCGTCAATGCGCTCGGGCCGCAATTTCACCGCGGCCTCGAGCCGAGCCGTTACGGCCGGCCGGGCCGCGTTCCCGGCAGCGTCAACGTGTCAGCGGCAACGCTCGTGAACGCCGACAAGACGCTGACAACGCTCGCGGATGCGGAAGCGAAATTCGCGGCACAGGGCATCACGCGCGACAAGAATGTGATCTGCTATTGCGGCGGCGGCATTTCGGCGACGATCGATCTGCTGCTGCTGACGCAGCTCGGCTACGACAAGCTGACGCTGTATGACGGCTCGATGGGCGAGTGGGCGAGGGATGCGGCCCTGCCGATCGAGACCGATTGA
- a CDS encoding TIGR02301 family protein — translation MSTRFLAIFALVLACACVPARAQDVAAPFDGDLQRLAEILGGLHYLRGICGANEGNKWRNEMQALIDAETPSGERRTRMIAGFNRGYNGFQQTYRSCTPAATVAIRRYIEEGSKISRDLTARYAN, via the coding sequence ATGTCCACGCGATTTCTCGCCATTTTTGCCCTGGTTCTCGCCTGCGCCTGCGTGCCTGCTCGGGCCCAGGACGTGGCGGCGCCGTTTGACGGCGATCTGCAGAGGCTGGCGGAGATCCTTGGCGGGCTGCACTATCTGCGCGGCATCTGCGGGGCCAACGAGGGCAACAAATGGCGCAACGAGATGCAGGCGCTGATCGATGCCGAAACCCCCTCCGGCGAGCGCCGCACCCGCATGATCGCGGGCTTCAACCGCGGCTATAACGGATTTCAGCAGACCTACCGGAGCTGCACGCCGGCGGCGACGGTGGCGATCCGCCGCTATATCGAGGAAGGCTCGAAGATCTCGCGGGATCTGACGGCGCGTTACGCGAACTGA
- a CDS encoding NUDIX hydrolase, whose translation MVSAVQPTHPQIAVSAAVFRDGKVLLTRRARSPAKGFFSLPGGRVEFGESLHQALSREVDEETGLDIAIVGLAGWREVLPAATGAGHYLIMSFAARWVAREPVLNDELDDYRWIAPDALASLGDLKLTGGLEEVIQSAARLIGP comes from the coding sequence ATGGTTTCAGCCGTCCAGCCAACCCATCCCCAGATCGCGGTCAGTGCCGCCGTCTTCCGCGACGGCAAGGTGCTGCTGACCCGCCGCGCCCGCTCGCCCGCCAAGGGCTTCTTTTCGCTCCCGGGCGGCCGGGTCGAATTCGGCGAATCGCTGCACCAGGCCCTGAGCCGCGAGGTCGACGAGGAAACCGGGCTCGACATTGCGATCGTCGGCCTCGCCGGGTGGCGCGAGGTGCTGCCGGCGGCGACCGGGGCCGGCCATTATCTGATCATGTCGTTTGCCGCCCGCTGGGTGGCCCGTGAGCCGGTTCTGAACGACGAGCTCGACGACTACCGCTGGATCGCGCCCGACGCCCTGGCCAGCCTCGGAGACCTCAAGCTGACCGGGGGGTTGGAAGAGGTCATCCAGTCCGCCGCGCGCCTGATCGGCCCCTGA
- a CDS encoding SOS response-associated peptidase has product MCGRFVITSAPAALRQLFGYVEQPNFPPRYNVAPTQPIPVVLVENGARHFRLMRWGLLPGWVKDPRGFTLLINARSETILEKPAFKRAIRRRRGLIPADGYYEWKVEDGRKQPFFIHRADGAPLGFAAVFETWAGPNGEELDTVAIVTAAAGEDLAALHDRVPVTISERDFERWLDIRGDEVDAILPLLATPRLGEFAWHPVSTRVNRVANDDEQLLLPISAEEMAAEAEAAKPKRAVRKVVASSSDDGQGSLF; this is encoded by the coding sequence ATGTGTGGACGCTTCGTCATAACTTCGGCCCCCGCGGCCTTGCGGCAACTGTTCGGCTATGTCGAGCAGCCGAATTTCCCGCCTCGGTACAACGTGGCGCCGACACAACCGATTCCGGTCGTGTTGGTCGAGAACGGCGCGCGGCATTTCCGCCTGATGCGCTGGGGCCTCTTGCCGGGCTGGGTCAAGGATCCTCGCGGATTCACGCTCCTGATCAACGCCCGTTCGGAAACGATCCTCGAGAAGCCCGCCTTCAAGAGAGCGATACGCCGGCGGCGCGGACTGATCCCGGCCGACGGCTATTACGAATGGAAGGTGGAGGACGGCCGCAAGCAGCCCTTCTTCATCCACCGCGCCGACGGTGCGCCGCTCGGTTTCGCCGCTGTGTTCGAGACCTGGGCCGGACCGAACGGCGAGGAACTCGACACGGTCGCGATCGTCACGGCCGCCGCAGGCGAGGATCTCGCCGCGCTGCATGACCGCGTGCCCGTCACCATCAGCGAGCGCGATTTCGAGCGCTGGCTCGATATTCGCGGCGACGAGGTCGACGCGATCCTGCCGCTGCTGGCCACCCCGCGCCTCGGCGAATTTGCCTGGCACCCGGTCTCCACCCGCGTCAACCGCGTCGCCAATGACGACGAGCAGCTGCTCTTGCCGATCAGCGCGGAGGAGATGGCGGCGGAAGCAGAGGCGGCCAAGCCGAAGAGGGCGGTGCGGAAGGTTGTGGCTAGCTCATCGGATGACGGGCAGGGGTCGTTGTTCTAG